Genomic segment of Microbacterium sp. BH-3-3-3:
CGACTCAACGCGCATCTCCCCCTTGCCACCCGCCTGCTCGTGCACAAGGGCGACGGCAGCCTGCTTGTGCACTCCGACGGCGGCTCGTACAAGCCGCTCAACTGGATGAGCCCGCCGTGCAGTCTCACGCTCGAACAGCCCGATGAGGCCGACGTCGAAGACGGCGTGATCGAGCGGTGGCGTGTCACCCACGCCAAGACGGGCGACGCGCTGCTGGTGCGCATCCACGAGGTCGTCCACGATTCCTCGCACGAGCTCGGCGTCGACCCCGGCCTCATCAAGGACGGCGTCGAAGCCGACCTGCAACGTCTGCTGGCCGAGCAGGTCTCGGTCGTCGGCGAGGGCCTGCGACTCGTGCGTCGCGAGTACCCCACGGCGATCGGTCCGGTCGACCTGCTGCTGCGCGACGACGCCGGCGGCACCGTCGCGATCGAGGTCAAGCGCCGCGGCGACATCGACGGTGTCGAACAGCTCACGCGCTATCTCGAGCTGCTCAATCGCGACCCCCTGCTCGCTCCGGTCACCGGCATCTTCGCGGCCCAGGAGATCAAGCCCCAGGCCCGCGTGCTCGCCACCGACCGCGGCATCCGCTGCCTCACCCTCGACTACGACGAGATGAAGGGCGTGCAGTCGGGGGCGCCGCGGCTGTTCTGACGCACTCCACGCGTGGGGAGCGAGCCGGGCCGATGCCGCGCCGGTAGCGTGGGAGCATGCCCGTACGCTCCCCCTTCTCGTGTGTCCTGTGGGACGTCGACGGCACTCTCGTCGACGCGTCCGAGGGGATCCTCCGTCGCCTGACGATCACCCTCGAGCACTTCGGACGCACTCCGCCGACGCGGGGAGAACTGTCGCACTGGATCGGGCCGCCCATGTTCGAGTCCTTCCAGGTGAACGTCGGAATGACGCCCGAGCAGGCCACCGAGGCCGTCACGTTCTATCGCGGTCTCAACCGCAGCGAGGGCTACACCGTCAGCGCACGGCTGTATCCCGGCGTCGGTGAGATCGTGCACGACCTGCACGCCGCCGGTGTGCCGCAGTCGACGGCCAGCTCGAAGCCCGAGGTGCAGGTCGTGGCCCTGATGGACCACTTCGGTCTCGCCCCCGACCTCGAGGCCGTGGTCGGCGCGTCGCTCGACGAACGCACCCTGAGTACGAAGTCCGACATCGTCCGCGAGGCCCTGCGACGACTGGAGGCGCAGGGTGTCGACGTCTCGCGCCCCGTGCTGATCGGCGATCGTCACCACGACGTCGAGGGCGGTCGGGATGCCGAGGTGCCCGTGATCTTCGTGCGCTGGGGGTTCAGCTGGCCGCACGAGTCCGAGGGCGCGCAGGCCGCCGTCGACGACGTCGACCAGTTGCGGGCCCTGCTGCTCGTCGACGACGCCCCCGCCGACCGTGACTGACGTCGCCTGGGCGATCCCCGCGGCGATCGCGCTCACCGGTGGTCTGCTCGTCGCGGCGATCGTCGTGCTGGTCGTTCGGGTGCGTCATCGCTCGCCGCGTGCGCAGGCGGCGGCGGCCGAGGCCGTCACCGCCGCCGAGGCCGCCCTGCTCGACCTCGATGATGCGGTGAACTCCCTCGACATCGCGTTCGAAGCGGCCGACGCCCTGCCCGCGAGCGATGCCCCGGCAGATCTGCGTCGGGCGTACACCGCCGCCCAACGCGCTCGCGACCGCGGGTTCTCCGACGTCTCGTCGCTGCGACGGGGCGCGGTCGTCCCCGCGCGACGACGTGTCGAGGCCGAGCGGCTGCGCGCCGGGCTCGTGTCGCAGCTCGCTCGCGTCGAGGCGACACGCGCGCAGCTCGCCGCGTGGTCGACGGCGCAGCGCACCCCGGCCGCGCTCGTCGCAGCCGCACGTCGGCGCCGCGACGAGGCCGTCACCTCGGCCGGCGACCCGGCCCCGCTGCTCGCGGCACTGGGCGACCGCTTCGACGCCGACGATTGGCGCGACGCCGCCCTCTCGGCGCGGGCCGGCCATGCCGCACTGATCGAGGCCGATACCGAGATCGACCGCGCTGCGGCACGTGACGCCGATGTCGCAACCGTGATGATGCACCTGCACCGCTCGACCGACGCCACCCGCCGAGCCGGACGCCACCTGCGTGCCGTGGAGGACTCCCACCGCATCGCCCTGCAGGCCGCCGACAACGTCACCGCCGAGCTGGCTGCGGCCCGCGCCGAACTGGGCGCGGCGATCGAGCTCGCGACCGCCCGCGCCGACGCGTGCGCGCCCGGCGCGCAGGCGCGTCTGCTCTCCGTGGTCCGCGACCTCGACGACGCGGCCGCCCACGCTCCCCGTCGCCCGCGCACCGCCGTCGAAACTGTGGCGCGGGTGCGCGAGGTGCGCGACGACGCCCTCGGCGAGGCGCCGAGCACCCGGAATCGGCTCGAGGTCGCCCGCACGGCCCTGCCCGGAACCCTCGCCTGCGCGCGTGCCGCCCTCGCCGCGGCCGACGCGCGCGAGGGCGTTCTGGCCATCGACGCCCGACTGCGCCTCGAGACCGCGCGTCGCGAGTTGGCAGCGGCCCGGGCGGCCACCGACGCGGTCGTCGCCCTGGCCAACGCGCGCGCCGCCTGGCACGCCGTATCCTCGGCCGAGCTCTGAGCGAGAGGCCGAGAGCGGCCTTGCCCTATCTTTAGCGGCATGAGGGAGAACACCACGACCCGCCGCGTGAGCGCGGTCGCGCGCCGCATCCCGGCCACGCTCGCACTCGTCGGCATCCTGATCCTCGTCGGCGTCGCGGTGGGTGCACTGTGGCAGCCGTTCACCGCGTCTCCCCTGTTCCCGAGCGTGGCCTACGGCCTGCCGGCGCTCGAGGCGGGCCGCTGGTGGACGCCGCTCACCGGCTCGTTCTTCGTCGGCGCCCCCTGGGTCTACGCGCTCGTCGTTCCGGGTCTGGCCGGCATGGCGCTGCTGGAGTTCCGTCGGGGCAGTCGCGTGGCACTGGCCTACTTCGGCACCGGCCAGCTCTTCTCCGTTCTCGCCGCGGCCGCGTTCCTGTGGGGCGCCGCCCTGCTCCCGTGGGCGTGGGCCCAGGAGCAGGCGATGGCGCTCGGTGTGGGACCCTCCGGCGGCATCGTCGCCTGTCTCGCGGCCGCCGTCGGGGTCCTGCCCTCACCCTGGCGCCTGCGCGCCGGCACGACGCTGATCGCCGTCCTGTCGGTGACGTTCCTGTACTGGGGAACGTTGTCCGACCTGCAGCACGTGTTCGCCGCCGCGCTGGTGCTGGGCGTCGACCGCTCCCTGCGCCCGCAACGCGTGAGTGTGCGAGAGCAGCGACTGATCGCGTTCGCCCTGGTGTGCACCCTCGGGGCGATGGAGATCATCGGCTACGTCGCTCCCATGACGGGCCCCTTCGGCTCGTCGGGCCCCGCCGACGGCTCGTGGCTCGACGTCGCCGTCAACACCGTGCTCGTGCTCGTCGTCGCCCTG
This window contains:
- the nucS gene encoding endonuclease NucS, which produces MRLVIARCSVDYTGRLNAHLPLATRLLVHKGDGSLLVHSDGGSYKPLNWMSPPCSLTLEQPDEADVEDGVIERWRVTHAKTGDALLVRIHEVVHDSSHELGVDPGLIKDGVEADLQRLLAEQVSVVGEGLRLVRREYPTAIGPVDLLLRDDAGGTVAIEVKRRGDIDGVEQLTRYLELLNRDPLLAPVTGIFAAQEIKPQARVLATDRGIRCLTLDYDEMKGVQSGAPRLF
- a CDS encoding HAD hydrolase-like protein, coding for MPVRSPFSCVLWDVDGTLVDASEGILRRLTITLEHFGRTPPTRGELSHWIGPPMFESFQVNVGMTPEQATEAVTFYRGLNRSEGYTVSARLYPGVGEIVHDLHAAGVPQSTASSKPEVQVVALMDHFGLAPDLEAVVGASLDERTLSTKSDIVREALRRLEAQGVDVSRPVLIGDRHHDVEGGRDAEVPVIFVRWGFSWPHESEGAQAAVDDVDQLRALLLVDDAPADRD